A portion of the Acidobacteriota bacterium genome contains these proteins:
- a CDS encoding methyltransferase domain-containing protein, producing the protein MLRPRLGRSVRRWLRWPASWRRGAPPPAAVAAYYDRWTSRYEAAFGDTFQSSRTHDLDELFSHIADQVELAPGQRILDAGCGVGGPARWLARRRRVFVDAINVSPVQVEKARRNVQNAGLGNRVRVIEGDFHQLDRHVPTGAFDAVLFLESLVHARQPVMVLAAAARVLRPGGILYVKDLFRRRDPLRGQEARRVKRAVANTNRHFRLEVQPSDRIARWLVQAGFRVDYLRELPIATQHDLGNAFCAEHGIDIYQGEPVTYLDWLELKARKTC; encoded by the coding sequence ATGCTGAGACCGAGACTGGGACGTTCCGTCCGGCGCTGGCTGCGCTGGCCGGCGAGCTGGCGCAGGGGCGCTCCGCCGCCGGCCGCCGTGGCGGCCTACTACGACCGCTGGACTTCGCGCTACGAGGCGGCCTTCGGCGATACCTTCCAGTCCAGCCGGACCCACGACCTGGACGAGTTGTTTTCCCACATCGCAGACCAGGTGGAACTGGCTCCCGGCCAGCGAATTCTCGACGCCGGCTGTGGCGTCGGGGGTCCTGCCCGCTGGCTGGCGCGCCGCCGCCGGGTGTTCGTCGACGCGATCAATGTGTCGCCGGTGCAGGTCGAAAAGGCCAGGCGCAATGTCCAGAATGCTGGCCTCGGCAACCGGGTGCGGGTGATCGAAGGCGACTTCCACCAGCTCGATCGCCATGTTCCGACGGGAGCCTTCGACGCCGTTCTGTTTCTCGAATCGCTGGTGCACGCGCGGCAACCGGTGATGGTTTTGGCCGCGGCGGCTCGGGTGCTCCGTCCCGGGGGAATCCTCTACGTCAAAGACCTCTTCCGGCGCCGCGATCCGTTGCGGGGCCAAGAGGCGCGGCGGGTGAAACGGGCCGTCGCCAACACCAACCGGCACTTCCGTCTGGAAGTTCAGCCGAGCGACCGCATCGCCCGCTGGCTCGTACAGGCCGGCTTCCGCGTCGACTACCTGCGCGAGCTACCCATCGCCACTCAGCACGACCTCGGCAATGCTTTCTGCGCCGAGCACGGCATCGACATTTACCAGGGCGAGCCGGTCACCTACCTCGACTGGCTCGAGCTAAAAGCGAGGAAGACATGCTGA
- a CDS encoding polysaccharide ABC transporter ATP-binding protein yields the protein MNSPPGEALLEAVSVRKKFCRRLDRSLRYGVQDLVTSALGRPRPAEKLRAGEFWALADVTFRLEAGECLGIVGPNGAGKSTLLKLLNGRLPLDGGRITVRGRLRAISELGIGFDPVLTGRENIFHEATLLGQSADETEKHLEAILDFAGIGDFVDAPVLTYSTGMRARLGFAIAVHLEPDILLLDELLAVGDLHFRRQCVRHMMGLIEAGAGIILVSHDLYTVQNLCSRTLYLDGGEVVDYGPSDRVVKAYLASDGGRHGRSRGEEQPGPAAPASAARPLSTREPVIIDRLEILPITGDTLRTGEVAEVHLHYRSRQARPEVFWGFRVATADLMVQITSGLLHAGERPAYALAEGSGVLRCRIPNLPLLAGTYALRGAIAEPDNGALIALFGHDQAPTLFAVEGRAHPSENFHRLSGDLVAVAVERPDSEDVERAG from the coding sequence GTGAATTCTCCCCCCGGCGAGGCTCTCCTGGAAGCCGTTTCGGTGCGCAAGAAGTTCTGCCGGCGCCTCGATCGATCCCTGCGCTACGGAGTGCAGGATCTGGTAACGAGCGCCCTCGGCCGGCCACGGCCGGCGGAAAAGCTGCGGGCCGGCGAGTTCTGGGCGCTCGCCGATGTCACCTTCCGTCTGGAAGCCGGAGAATGCCTCGGTATCGTCGGCCCAAACGGCGCCGGCAAGAGCACCCTGCTGAAGTTGCTCAACGGCCGCCTGCCCCTCGACGGCGGACGCATCACCGTGCGCGGCCGGCTGCGGGCCATTTCGGAGTTGGGCATCGGTTTCGATCCGGTGCTCACCGGGCGCGAGAACATCTTCCACGAAGCCACCCTCCTCGGCCAGTCGGCGGACGAAACCGAGAAGCACCTGGAAGCCATCCTCGACTTCGCCGGCATCGGCGACTTCGTCGACGCGCCGGTGTTGACCTACTCGACCGGCATGCGGGCGCGCCTGGGCTTCGCCATCGCTGTCCATCTCGAGCCGGACATCCTGCTGCTCGACGAACTGCTGGCGGTGGGCGACCTGCACTTCCGCCGTCAGTGCGTCCGCCACATGATGGGACTGATCGAGGCCGGCGCCGGGATCATTCTGGTGTCCCACGACCTGTACACGGTGCAAAACCTGTGCAGCCGCACCCTCTACCTCGACGGCGGCGAGGTGGTGGACTACGGCCCCAGCGACCGGGTGGTCAAGGCCTACCTTGCGAGCGATGGGGGTCGTCATGGGAGAAGCCGTGGCGAGGAGCAGCCCGGGCCGGCGGCGCCGGCGAGCGCAGCACGTCCCCTGAGCACCCGCGAGCCGGTGATCATCGACCGGCTGGAGATCCTGCCCATCACCGGCGACACCCTGCGCACCGGCGAGGTCGCCGAGGTGCACCTCCACTACCGCTCCCGGCAAGCGCGGCCGGAGGTGTTCTGGGGATTTCGGGTGGCGACGGCGGACCTGATGGTGCAGATCACCTCCGGCCTGCTGCACGCCGGCGAGCGGCCCGCCTATGCCCTCGCCGAGGGTTCCGGCGTGCTGCGTTGTCGCATTCCCAACCTGCCGCTTCTCGCCGGCACCTACGCCCTCCGAGGCGCCATCGCGGAACCGGACAACGGCGCCCTGATCGCCCTCTTCGGCCACGACCAGGCGCCGACGCTCTTTGCCGTCGAAGGGCGCGCGCATCCGTCGGAGAACTTTCATCGCCTCTCCGGCGACCTGGTGGCGGTGGCGGTGGAGCGGCCGGACTCAGAAGACGTCGAGCGGGCCGGCTGA
- a CDS encoding class I SAM-dependent methyltransferase, with translation MVADVLTQPRTESLPETWSLWRYRHVAGLLRRGGRPSDSLIDLGCGAGNVTRFLADELGISRVVGVEEDPVQIREARRLGLEVRAASLLDESLPERIAERFPERFQVALLGDVLHHLTGRTIEDSFRRVRRVLAAAAALLEKGGTLIVAEPVYRCRWLRDGTYHLKRTVSRWRRGRLELGPRWLNVGPPVVRFFDRRELLALIEGSGLRVEAVVESDHQRLAGVFARGRITLLAQPARSTSSESGRSTATATRSPERR, from the coding sequence GTGGTCGCCGACGTTCTCACCCAGCCGAGAACCGAATCTCTGCCGGAGACCTGGAGTCTGTGGCGCTATCGCCACGTCGCCGGTCTGCTGCGGCGAGGTGGCCGGCCCAGCGATTCGCTGATCGACCTCGGATGTGGCGCCGGAAATGTGACCCGGTTTCTGGCCGACGAGCTCGGGATTTCGCGCGTCGTCGGTGTGGAAGAGGATCCGGTTCAGATCCGGGAAGCTCGCCGTTTGGGGTTGGAAGTGCGGGCCGCTTCGCTGCTCGATGAGAGCCTGCCGGAGCGCATCGCCGAGCGCTTCCCCGAACGCTTTCAGGTGGCGCTGCTGGGCGATGTCCTGCACCATCTCACCGGAAGAACGATCGAGGATTCCTTCCGCCGCGTTCGCCGGGTTCTCGCCGCCGCCGCCGCGCTGCTCGAAAAGGGGGGCACGTTGATCGTGGCGGAGCCGGTCTATCGCTGCCGCTGGCTGCGGGACGGCACGTATCACCTCAAACGCACGGTGTCGCGCTGGCGGCGTGGGCGCCTGGAGTTGGGACCTCGTTGGCTCAATGTCGGTCCGCCGGTGGTGCGGTTCTTCGATCGCCGCGAGCTGCTCGCCCTGATCGAAGGCAGTGGCTTGAGGGTGGAAGCGGTCGTCGAGAGCGACCACCAGCGGTTGGCTGGGGTGTTCGCCCGCGGCCGCATCACCCTGCTCGCTCAGCCGGCCCGCTCGACGTCTTCTGAGTCCGGCCGCTCCACCGCCACCGCCACCAGGTCGCCGGAGAGGCGATGA
- a CDS encoding peptidylprolyl isomerase — protein MRLSRAWWLGLALGTAVGCATVPPPEPASPSPPVETPEPASPQPSLEALTGRPEVLAVVEGTVISVEDLEAAIELRGGAARYPDRQRRQALLDELIQHRVTLLRALEEGYDQREDVVRAFDKILVNLYRREHLEEEALEVTPEAIETYYRENPERFLRPARSRLAMIFVELSPRLGEEGRARARSRVEQARREALELSVETKGFGPLAKGYSDDAATKYVGGVVGWLYPRQSAGYKWPEEALLSGLALQEVGEVSEIVTTDEGFYLWRLVEREEDRPLPLDRVRDGIAGILRKEMRAERRRAFAQELRHGFEVWTDYDRLDALPEVTTDPGPPPLPGG, from the coding sequence GTGCGGTTGTCGAGGGCCTGGTGGCTCGGGCTGGCGCTGGGGACCGCTGTCGGCTGCGCCACGGTGCCCCCGCCGGAGCCGGCATCGCCGAGTCCGCCGGTGGAGACGCCGGAGCCGGCATCGCCCCAGCCCTCCCTCGAAGCTCTCACCGGCCGGCCGGAGGTGCTGGCGGTGGTCGAGGGGACGGTCATCTCCGTCGAGGATCTCGAAGCCGCCATCGAGCTGCGCGGCGGCGCGGCCCGCTACCCCGACCGGCAGCGCCGCCAGGCCCTCCTCGACGAGCTGATCCAGCATCGGGTGACCCTGTTGCGTGCCCTCGAGGAGGGCTACGACCAGCGCGAGGATGTCGTCCGCGCCTTCGATAAAATCCTCGTCAACCTCTACCGCCGGGAACACCTCGAAGAAGAGGCCCTCGAAGTGACCCCGGAGGCGATCGAAACCTACTACCGCGAGAATCCGGAGCGCTTCCTGCGGCCGGCGCGTTCGCGGCTGGCGATGATCTTCGTCGAACTCTCGCCCCGTCTCGGCGAGGAGGGGCGGGCCCGAGCGCGGAGCAGGGTCGAGCAGGCCCGTCGCGAAGCTCTGGAGCTGTCCGTCGAGACCAAAGGCTTCGGTCCGCTGGCCAAAGGCTATTCGGACGATGCCGCCACCAAGTACGTCGGCGGGGTGGTGGGCTGGCTCTACCCGCGCCAGTCCGCCGGCTACAAGTGGCCGGAGGAGGCCTTGCTGTCGGGGCTCGCCCTGCAAGAGGTCGGTGAGGTCAGCGAGATTGTCACCACCGATGAGGGCTTCTACCTCTGGCGTCTGGTGGAGCGCGAGGAAGACCGGCCGCTGCCCCTCGACCGGGTGCGCGACGGCATCGCCGGCATCCTGCGCAAGGAGATGCGGGCCGAGCGCCGGCGCGCCTTCGCCCAAGAGCTGCGCCACGGCTTCGAAGTGTGGACCGACTACGATCGCCTCGACGCCCTGCCGGAAGTGACCACCGATCCCGGCCCCCCACCCTTGCCCGGCGGATAG
- a CDS encoding beta-propeller fold lactonase family protein, whose product MVTPINSTRRRLTFRRLAGLGIVLLLALEVGARLPGPDHIFYGRVLRGGEPVTSGVVEVFLEGDSVPLANYVIGSDGELGQRYALRIPIDSVDPQDPGTARPGDAVTFTVDGVLAGEGVVGEWGEAQVLDLDELAALPGMTVDDVSLVEGDTGSLDAVFTITLSQTSLNPVTVDYETPSDQGTATQGLDYVDTSGTATIDPGDLTATVIVPVLGDFEEEADETFKLILSNESGTVLSDAEGEGTIIDNERPPDVAVGDAAVLEGDTGSTQVELTLVLSRPISPAVSVDWSTTEASGGATMDVDFAAASGTAVFASNTTTTTLMVEVFGDLEDEDDELFHVDLDAVSAEATLSDPRADVLIWDDDGFLEFVEAVGLGAISGLDEASAVAVAPAGDWIFVTGKVNDTLLSFARDGVDGSLTFADQISEGDGAGAVDGLDGPEDILVSPDGAHVYVASFVSSAVSVFAVDGGSGALTFIESQIDGAGGVDGLLGASSLAFDSTGDFLYVAGETDDAVAVFERDETTGALTFVDAYFDADDPVDGLGLDGATSVAVSADDAHVYVASRIDSAVAAFERDGTTGELTLVDVQTLAGGPITGLGGTSSVAVAGDGAFVYATGASEDGLVVFQRDDATGALTWVQTLLDGVNGSDGLDGVTEVAVSFDTRVVFTAALEDDALGVFLRDPSTGSLSPIEFHFDGTGGEDGLDRALQLAVSSNDSSIYLVGSNDDAVAVYLRDSIQPTDPTSLESTTHTEGVWSNLSRITMEWSGAVDNIGGTGVLGYSFQFDLTPVEMPDLILDLVHTVDAHSTESALLPDDDGYYFHLRTCDFGANCTSAIHRGPYRIDATLPTAPADLASASHGGGAPVADDTIDVTWTAATDNLSGVAGYSAVFDFDPANTCAETQDIGPVTGLTSPPLADGSWYIHLCAVDEAGNWSDPVTLGPLVVEAVPPTILAVDTVAGTGDGVLTSGEVVDTYSVTQIYVSFSELMEDGAGDSDPGDVTNPANYQLVHGGPDGVVETAVCGALAGDDEAVSVDAVSFDTATFRAAAEVNGGLALPAGAYVLFGCSTLLDVFGSALDGDSDGTGGDDSVLPFSATFSNLLVNPNFDGDLSSWLRFPDDSSVVDFAAEDADLAPTSGSAGAVFSALDPVAYVTQCVALNAGLPHLVRGLVRIDGGTDSLPTASALVRYFGSSNCGIDQLGEETSSVVSGDTLGLWEPFELPVLTIPPGTQSARVFFLVDGTGSTSYDAFFDNLVFGEQATAEIFTDGFESGDTTLWSAAVD is encoded by the coding sequence ATGGTGACGCCAATCAACTCAACCAGAAGACGGCTGACCTTCCGTCGACTCGCCGGCCTGGGGATCGTGCTGCTCCTGGCTCTGGAAGTAGGGGCGCGGCTACCGGGCCCGGACCACATCTTCTACGGCCGGGTGCTGCGCGGCGGGGAGCCGGTCACCAGCGGCGTGGTCGAGGTGTTCCTGGAGGGGGATTCGGTTCCCCTCGCCAACTACGTCATCGGATCCGACGGCGAGCTGGGACAGCGCTACGCGCTGCGCATCCCCATCGACTCGGTCGATCCCCAGGACCCCGGCACGGCACGGCCGGGCGACGCGGTCACCTTCACTGTCGACGGCGTGTTGGCCGGCGAAGGGGTGGTCGGTGAATGGGGTGAGGCACAAGTGCTCGACCTCGACGAGCTGGCAGCGCTGCCGGGTATGACCGTCGACGATGTGTCGCTGGTCGAAGGCGACACCGGCAGCCTCGATGCGGTGTTCACCATCACCTTGTCGCAAACCTCGCTGAACCCGGTGACCGTCGACTACGAAACGCCGTCCGACCAGGGAACGGCGACCCAGGGCCTGGACTATGTCGACACCAGCGGTACGGCCACCATCGATCCGGGCGATTTGACGGCGACGGTGATCGTGCCGGTGCTCGGAGACTTCGAGGAAGAGGCGGACGAGACCTTCAAACTGATCTTGAGCAACGAGAGCGGCACGGTGCTGTCCGACGCCGAAGGTGAAGGCACCATCATCGACAACGAGCGGCCGCCGGATGTGGCCGTCGGCGATGCGGCGGTGCTGGAGGGGGACACCGGTTCGACCCAGGTGGAACTCACCCTGGTGCTGTCGCGACCGATCTCGCCGGCGGTGTCGGTCGATTGGTCGACCACCGAGGCGTCCGGCGGCGCCACCATGGACGTCGATTTCGCCGCCGCTTCCGGCACGGCGGTGTTCGCTTCCAACACCACCACAACGACCCTGATGGTCGAGGTCTTCGGCGACCTCGAGGACGAAGACGACGAACTCTTCCACGTCGATCTCGACGCGGTGAGCGCCGAGGCCACCTTGAGCGATCCCCGCGCCGACGTCCTGATTTGGGACGACGATGGCTTCCTGGAATTCGTCGAAGCGGTCGGCCTGGGCGCCATCTCCGGCCTCGACGAGGCCTCGGCGGTGGCCGTGGCGCCGGCCGGCGACTGGATCTTCGTCACCGGCAAGGTCAACGACACGCTCCTCTCCTTCGCCCGCGACGGCGTCGACGGCAGCCTGACCTTCGCCGATCAGATCTCCGAGGGCGACGGGGCCGGCGCGGTCGACGGTCTCGATGGACCGGAAGACATCCTGGTCAGCCCGGACGGCGCCCACGTCTACGTCGCCTCCTTCGTCAGTTCGGCGGTGTCGGTGTTCGCGGTGGATGGCGGCTCCGGCGCCCTGACCTTCATCGAATCGCAGATCGACGGCGCCGGTGGCGTCGACGGCCTGCTCGGGGCCTCGTCCCTGGCCTTCGACTCGACCGGCGATTTCCTCTACGTCGCCGGTGAGACGGACGACGCGGTGGCGGTTTTCGAACGCGACGAGACGACCGGCGCCCTGACCTTCGTCGACGCCTACTTCGACGCCGACGATCCGGTGGACGGCCTCGGCTTGGACGGCGCCACCTCTGTGGCCGTCAGCGCCGACGACGCGCACGTTTACGTGGCGTCGCGGATCGACTCGGCGGTGGCCGCCTTCGAGCGCGACGGCACCACCGGCGAACTGACCCTGGTCGACGTCCAGACCCTGGCCGGCGGTCCGATCACCGGCCTCGGCGGCACCAGCTCCGTGGCGGTGGCCGGCGACGGCGCCTTCGTCTACGCCACCGGCGCCTCGGAAGACGGTCTGGTGGTGTTCCAGCGGGACGACGCCACCGGCGCCCTCACCTGGGTGCAAACGCTGCTCGACGGGGTCAACGGCTCCGACGGCCTGGACGGCGTCACGGAGGTCGCCGTCTCTTTCGACACCCGGGTGGTCTTCACGGCGGCCCTCGAAGACGACGCGCTAGGGGTGTTCCTGCGCGACCCCAGCACCGGCTCCCTGTCGCCCATCGAGTTCCACTTCGACGGCACCGGCGGCGAGGACGGCCTCGACCGTGCGCTCCAGCTCGCCGTCTCGAGCAACGATTCGAGTATCTACCTGGTGGGCAGCAACGACGACGCGGTGGCGGTCTACCTGCGCGATTCCATTCAGCCGACGGATCCGACCAGCCTCGAAAGCACCACCCACACCGAGGGCGTGTGGTCCAACCTGTCGCGCATCACCATGGAGTGGTCCGGCGCGGTGGACAACATCGGCGGTACCGGCGTGCTCGGCTATTCCTTCCAGTTCGATCTGACGCCGGTCGAGATGCCGGACCTGATTCTCGATCTCGTCCACACGGTGGACGCCCACTCCACCGAGAGCGCCCTGCTGCCGGACGACGACGGCTACTATTTCCACCTGCGCACCTGTGACTTCGGCGCCAACTGCACCTCGGCGATCCACCGCGGCCCCTACCGCATCGACGCCACCTTGCCGACGGCCCCTGCGGACCTCGCCTCGGCGAGTCACGGCGGTGGCGCGCCGGTGGCGGACGACACCATCGACGTCACCTGGACCGCCGCGACGGACAATCTGAGCGGCGTGGCGGGCTACTCGGCGGTGTTCGATTTCGATCCTGCCAACACCTGCGCCGAGACCCAGGACATCGGACCCGTTACCGGGCTCACCAGCCCGCCGCTGGCCGACGGTTCCTGGTACATCCACCTCTGCGCGGTGGACGAGGCGGGCAACTGGAGCGACCCGGTGACCCTCGGCCCGCTGGTGGTCGAAGCGGTGCCGCCGACGATACTGGCGGTAGACACCGTGGCCGGCACCGGCGACGGCGTGCTGACCTCCGGCGAGGTGGTCGACACCTATTCGGTGACCCAGATCTACGTTTCCTTCAGCGAGCTGATGGAGGACGGAGCGGGCGACAGCGATCCCGGTGACGTCACCAATCCGGCCAACTACCAACTGGTCCACGGCGGTCCCGATGGCGTGGTCGAGACCGCCGTCTGCGGCGCGCTGGCCGGGGATGACGAGGCGGTCAGCGTCGATGCGGTGTCCTTCGATACCGCCACCTTCCGGGCGGCGGCCGAGGTCAACGGCGGCCTGGCACTGCCGGCCGGTGCCTATGTTCTCTTCGGCTGCTCGACGCTCCTCGACGTCTTCGGCAGCGCCCTCGACGGCGACAGCGACGGCACCGGTGGGGACGACTCGGTGCTGCCCTTCAGCGCGACCTTCAGCAACCTTTTGGTCAACCCGAACTTCGACGGCGACCTGAGTTCTTGGTTGCGCTTCCCGGACGACTCCTCGGTGGTGGACTTCGCCGCCGAGGACGCGGATTTGGCGCCGACCTCCGGCTCCGCGGGCGCCGTCTTCTCGGCCCTCGATCCGGTGGCCTATGTCACCCAGTGCGTCGCCCTCAACGCGGGCCTGCCGCACCTGGTGCGCGGCCTGGTGCGGATCGACGGCGGCACCGACAGTCTGCCGACGGCCTCCGCCCTGGTGCGCTACTTCGGTTCGAGCAACTGCGGCATCGACCAGCTCGGCGAGGAGACATCGTCGGTGGTGAGTGGCGATACGCTGGGCCTATGGGAACCCTTCGAGCTGCCGGTCCTCACCATTCCGCCGGGAACCCAGTCGGCGCGGGTCTTCTTCCTGGTCGACGGCACCGGCTCCACCAGCTATGACGCCTTCTTCGACAACCTGGTGTTCGGCGAGCAGGCCACGGCGGAGATCTTCACCGACGGCTTCGAGTCCGGCGACACCACCCTGTGGTCGGCGGCGGTGGACTAG